Proteins encoded by one window of Xenopus tropicalis strain Nigerian chromosome 6, UCB_Xtro_10.0, whole genome shotgun sequence:
- the LOC116411566 gene encoding CD276 antigen-like, translating into MSCLLFTLALQALRLTQAYFDCPNPRQHIIAQGNTDAMLPCSFLWRGEPSEEWKVVWQKEEDEDELVVHYQNGADQDDKQNQRFHSRTFIRKDWFGQRNATLRLSRVSSRDSGAYQCYLMGIPVGPGPMIPCCRVTLEVYQAQKEERKSFSREMYICFLVWALVSSAALLYVVIKAPGKKQTITFFLMLSFILGTLLVYFINKGHKT; encoded by the exons ATGAGTTGCCTACTCTTCACACTCGCCCTCCAGGCTCTCCGACTCACTCAAG CTTATTTCGATTGCCCAAACCCGAGGCAGCACATTATAGCCCAGGGCAATACAGACGCCATGTTGCCATGTTCGTTCTTGTGGCGCGGGGAACCTTCGGAGGAATGGAAGGTGGTTTGGCAGAAGGAGGAAGATGAGGATGAGCTGGTGGTGCACTACCAGAATGGGGCAGACCAAGACGACAAGCAGAACCAACGGTTCCACAGTAGAACCTTCATCAGGAAGGACTGGTTTGGGCAGCGCAACGCCACACTAAGGCTCTCCAGGGTTTCCAGCAGGGACTCGGGTGCATATCAATGTTACCTGATGGGCATCCCGGTGGGACCCGGACCCATGATTCCTTGCTGCAGGGTCACCCTTGAAGTGTATCAGGCACAGAAGGAAGAGAGAAAAA GCTTCTCCAGGGAGATGTACATCTGCTTCCTTGTGTGGGCGCTAGTCAGCTCGGCCGCCCTGCTGTACGTCGTCATTAAAG CCCCCGGCAAGAAGCAGACGATCACCTTCTTCCTAATGTTGTCTTTCATCTTGGGGACCCTACTGGTGTATTTCATCAATAAAG GACATAAAACATAG